A part of Miscanthus floridulus cultivar M001 chromosome 6, ASM1932011v1, whole genome shotgun sequence genomic DNA contains:
- the LOC136457926 gene encoding uncharacterized protein, with protein sequence MDNSDEDNQNSSENSFNEMVTAAIAGGYVIVYMLQVPPQGNHVIRVPELTGRQWVDKLLSDDSRCFESCRMQPENLIRLHNILHDCYGLKGSREFESIEALAVFLWAYGTNQCQRQMHERFRRGMGTCSNVFSYVLAAMTKFADDVLRPRDTTYSVLPAELLEYTPFFDGCIGAMDETHIDVIVDQGVRDNHINRKGKTTQNMVAICDFNMRFTYIDVGTEGSTHDMHVKKKADDDASFSRPPSGRYYLVDPGYALRPGFLTPYPNKRYWVKEFQTRGLVTRRRCSTGTIPGCIMS encoded by the exons ATGGACAACAGCGACGAGGACAATCAAAATTCAAGTGAAAACAGTTTCAACGAGATGGTTACTGCAGCTATTGCCGGAGGCTATGTAATTGTGTACATGTTGCAGGTACCACCACAAGGTAACCATGTTATCCGTGTGCCTGAGCTGACCGGAAGACAGTGGGTAGATAAGCTGTTGTCAGATGATAGTAGGTGCTTTGAAAGCTGTCGGATGCAGCCTGAAAATTTGATTAGGTTGCATAACATACTACATGACTGCTATGGGCTAAAAGGCAGTAGGGAATTTGAATCCATTGAAGCTTTAGCCGTGTTTCTATGGGCATATGGGACAAATCAATGTCAGAGGCAAATGCATGAGAGATTTAGGAGGGGGATGGGGACATGTAGCAATGTATTTTCCTATGTTCTGGCAGCCATGACTAAatttgcagatgacgtgcttagGCCTAGAGACACCACTTATTCAGTACTACCGGCGGAGTTGTTGGAGTACACACCGTTTTTTGATGGCTGCATAGGCGCCATGGATGAAACTCACATAGATGTGATAGTTGATCAAGGAGTCCGTGATAACCATATTAATAGGAAAGGGAAGACAACCCAAAATATGGTTGCAATTTGTGACTTCAACATGAGGTTCACGTATATTGACGTGGGGACGGAGGGTTCAACACATGACATGCATGTGAAAAAGAAGGCAGATGACGATGCTTCTTTCTCACGTCCACCATCAG GCCGCTATTACTTGGTGGACCCCGGTTACGCACTTCGCCCCGGATTTCTGACGCCGTATCCAAATAAGAGGTACTGGGTGAAGGAGTTCCAGACTAGGGGCCTTGTGACGCGCAGGAGGTGTTCAACCGGCACCATTCCAGGTTGCATAATGTCATAG